A single Mangifera indica cultivar Alphonso chromosome 20, CATAS_Mindica_2.1, whole genome shotgun sequence DNA region contains:
- the LOC123204812 gene encoding uncharacterized protein LOC123204812 produces the protein MHYILDEQDALEVVNQVMEEPQLNEGQNPNNAQHKHDMDAYNSWKKKDSTARGILISSMNDDIAYQYEQFETTNAIWVALKEKFGGTTVSKLRQLTIKFDTYKKVPNKPMKQHLREMSNMITELKKAGYEMTDEQQVQAVIRSLPDS, from the coding sequence atgcactatatcctagatgaacaaGATGCCTTGGAAGTTGTTAATCAGGTTATGGAAGAGCCCCAGCTGAATGAGGGGCAGAATCCTAATAATGCCCAACATAAGCATGATATGGACGCTTATAAttcctggaaaaagaaagattcaactGCCAGAGGAATACTTATcagctcaatgaatgatgatattgcttatcagTATGAGCAATTTGAAACTACAAATGCTATATGGGTGgcattgaaagaaaagtttggaggaacaaCCGTCTCTAAACTAAGGCAGTTAACCATCAAGTTCGACACATACAAGAAAGTTCCCAATAAGCCGATGAAGCAACATCTAAGGGAAATGTCGAACATGATAACTGAGCTGAAGAAAGCTGGGTATGAAATGACTGATGAACAGCAAGTGCAGGCTGTTATACGATCTCTTCCTGATAGTTAG